The proteins below are encoded in one region of Methanomassiliicoccus luminyensis B10:
- the hemB gene encoding porphobilinogen synthase: MSSNLRDMVRETDLSVKDLIYPMFVNENLRAPKPIGSMPGVKAYPVGKAAAEAKSAEALGIPAVLLFGIPKRKDERGSEAWNEKGVVQRAIREIKKETDLTVIADLCLCEYTDHGHCGVLHGEVVDNDSTIELYGLTAIAQAEAGADIIAPSGMMDGQVGLIREALDDAGFESVPIMSYSAKYASAFYGPFRDAAESTPRFGDRRTHQMDPGNLREAMREMAADIDEGADILMVKPALPYLDVIREARLAFDLPIAAYNVSGEYAMVKAAAANGWLDHDRAMMESLLSIRRAGADMIITYFAKEAAAKLGEM; the protein is encoded by the coding sequence ATGAGCAGTAACCTCCGGGACATGGTCCGGGAAACGGACCTCTCGGTCAAGGACCTCATCTATCCCATGTTCGTCAACGAGAACCTGCGCGCCCCCAAGCCCATAGGCTCGATGCCCGGGGTGAAAGCGTACCCGGTCGGCAAGGCCGCTGCCGAGGCCAAAAGCGCCGAGGCCCTTGGCATACCGGCGGTGCTGCTGTTCGGCATCCCCAAGAGGAAGGACGAGAGGGGCAGCGAGGCCTGGAACGAGAAGGGCGTGGTGCAGCGCGCCATCAGGGAGATCAAGAAGGAGACGGACCTCACGGTCATCGCCGACCTGTGCCTGTGCGAGTACACCGACCATGGGCACTGCGGCGTACTGCACGGGGAGGTGGTCGATAACGACTCCACCATCGAGCTCTACGGCCTCACGGCCATCGCGCAGGCGGAGGCGGGGGCGGACATCATCGCCCCGTCGGGCATGATGGACGGTCAGGTCGGCCTGATCCGCGAAGCTCTGGACGACGCGGGGTTCGAGAGCGTGCCCATAATGTCCTATTCCGCCAAGTACGCCTCGGCGTTCTACGGGCCGTTCCGCGACGCCGCCGAGAGCACCCCCCGGTTCGGGGACCGCCGGACCCATCAGATGGACCCCGGGAACCTGCGCGAGGCCATGAGGGAGATGGCCGCTGACATCGACGAGGGAGCGGACATCCTCATGGTGAAGCCTGCGCTGCCATACCTCGACGTGATACGCGAGGCCCGCCTTGCCTTTGATCTGCCCATCGCGGCGTACAACGTCAGCGGGGAGTATGCGATGGTGAAGGCGGCCGCCGCCAACGGGTGGCTGGACCACGACCGCGCCATGATGGAATCGCTGCTGTCCATCCGCCGGGCCGGGGCGGACATGATAATCACCTACTTCGCCAAGGAAGCCGCGGCCAAGCTGGGGGAGATGTAA
- the cfbD gene encoding Ni-sirohydrochlorin a,c-diamide reductive cyclase catalytic subunit, translating into MHQGGLPLIDVLHPRPNPIIAAMYTMRDLEADIVLMHGPAGCGFMAARRLEEAGVRVMTTGMNEDDLIFGANDKLARILKSVDERYRPKLIGVVGTCASMIIGEDLDAAVKKAGVRATVLPVDVHGCSGPNTAGAIRTLEVAAEKRVISYEERDRQKSMLTKATLLEKERGLTSREYLEPHPGSTKLSAGLRIVNTLREGGKVAVALNAKKETAYGFADVMRAVEYARSKVGGTATYIGNLDPEVGLPRIRRYSSDILRDLDEAGVAVDVITGGLDEYPVTGDKAAAALDASAADLRVIAGLPHAVPGLRKDDVLVTDQPRELRNYIDQGYHMSVGEITTHADVMGTSKVLYNELGNTIREITDKGWT; encoded by the coding sequence ATGCATCAAGGAGGGCTACCTCTGATCGATGTTCTCCATCCCCGGCCGAACCCCATCATCGCCGCCATGTACACCATGAGGGACTTGGAGGCCGATATCGTTCTGATGCACGGCCCCGCCGGGTGCGGCTTCATGGCCGCCCGCCGCCTGGAGGAAGCGGGGGTCAGGGTCATGACCACGGGGATGAACGAGGACGACCTCATCTTCGGCGCGAACGATAAGCTCGCTCGGATACTGAAGAGCGTGGACGAACGCTACCGGCCCAAACTGATCGGGGTGGTCGGCACCTGCGCGTCCATGATCATCGGGGAGGACCTCGACGCCGCGGTCAAGAAGGCCGGGGTGAGGGCCACGGTGCTCCCGGTCGATGTGCACGGGTGCTCCGGACCGAACACTGCCGGCGCCATCAGGACGCTGGAGGTGGCGGCGGAGAAGCGCGTCATCTCGTACGAGGAGCGGGACCGGCAGAAGAGCATGCTGACCAAGGCCACCCTTCTGGAGAAGGAGAGAGGCCTCACCAGCAGGGAGTACCTGGAGCCCCATCCCGGGTCCACCAAGCTGTCCGCAGGCCTGCGCATAGTGAACACCCTGCGCGAGGGCGGAAAGGTGGCCGTCGCGCTGAACGCCAAGAAGGAGACGGCGTACGGGTTCGCCGATGTCATGAGAGCAGTGGAGTACGCCAGGAGCAAGGTCGGCGGCACCGCCACTTACATCGGGAACCTCGATCCCGAGGTGGGGCTGCCGCGCATACGGCGCTACTCTAGCGACATCCTGCGCGACCTCGATGAGGCGGGCGTGGCTGTCGATGTCATCACCGGCGGGCTGGATGAATATCCGGTCACCGGGGACAAGGCCGCCGCGGCGCTTGACGCTTCGGCGGCGGACCTGCGGGTCATCGCCGGGCTTCCCCATGCCGTCCCCGGGTTGCGCAAGGACGATGTTCTTGTTACCGATCAGCCACGGGAGCTGCGCAACTACATCGATCAGGGATACCACATGTCGGTGGGGGAGATCACCACCCACGCCGATGTCATGGGAACGAGCAAGGTGCTGTACAACGAGCTCGGGAACACCATACGCGAGATAACGGACAAGGGGTGGACATGA
- a CDS encoding cobyrinate a,c-diamide synthase translates to MSIPRVVLAGAGSGVGKTVIAAGLMARLSKERRVQGFKVGPDFIDPMFHTAATGRPSRNLDSFLLEKGTLQNVFGWASKDADISIVEGVRGLYDGLTSTADVGSTAEIAKYIDAPVILIVNARSLAKSAAAHVLGFKMLDPTVNIKGVILNHISNDRHEQKAVEAVESLTGTEVIGVIRGQKEKLPERHLGLHTLEPHEAGPVLRKIEDMVAGIDLDRLLAIAESAPERHFDDSSPFPRRSPQGVRIAVPKDKAYCFYYPENLEALKAAGAEIVHFRPADGEKLPDADAIYLGGGYPELYLYELSTNHDFLEGVKQMSLEGRVVYGECGGLMTLCRAIDDGSEAVEMVGVFDPVAMMAAGRQGPTYVRAKGTPQNLIMPGREIRAHEFHYSQLSPAPPGPYAYDVSRGIGFGNGVDGAMVRRTVGTYMHQHALSSPGWGEGFVNLIE, encoded by the coding sequence ATGTCCATCCCCCGCGTGGTGCTGGCTGGGGCCGGCAGCGGGGTCGGGAAGACCGTCATCGCCGCCGGGCTGATGGCCCGGCTGAGCAAGGAGAGGAGGGTCCAGGGTTTCAAGGTGGGCCCGGACTTCATCGACCCGATGTTCCATACCGCCGCCACCGGGCGGCCGTCGAGGAACCTCGACTCGTTCCTGCTAGAGAAGGGGACGCTGCAGAACGTGTTCGGATGGGCAAGCAAGGATGCTGACATCTCCATTGTCGAGGGCGTGCGAGGCCTGTATGACGGCCTCACCTCCACCGCGGACGTCGGCAGCACCGCCGAGATCGCCAAATACATCGACGCTCCCGTCATCCTCATCGTCAACGCCAGGAGCCTGGCCAAGAGCGCTGCCGCCCACGTGCTGGGGTTCAAGATGCTCGACCCCACGGTGAACATCAAGGGGGTCATCCTGAACCACATCAGCAACGACCGGCACGAGCAGAAGGCCGTGGAGGCTGTCGAGTCCCTTACTGGGACAGAGGTCATCGGGGTCATCAGGGGGCAGAAGGAAAAGCTCCCGGAGAGGCACCTGGGCCTGCACACCCTGGAACCGCACGAGGCTGGCCCGGTGCTGCGAAAGATAGAGGACATGGTGGCCGGCATCGATCTCGACAGGCTGCTGGCCATAGCTGAATCGGCGCCGGAGCGCCACTTTGATGACTCCTCCCCGTTCCCACGGCGGTCCCCTCAGGGGGTCAGGATCGCCGTGCCCAAGGACAAAGCGTATTGCTTCTATTATCCCGAGAACCTCGAGGCTCTCAAGGCTGCGGGGGCCGAGATCGTGCACTTCCGCCCCGCCGACGGGGAGAAGCTGCCTGACGCAGACGCCATTTATCTCGGCGGCGGCTATCCTGAGCTGTACCTCTACGAGCTGTCGACCAACCATGACTTCCTGGAAGGAGTGAAGCAGATGTCCCTGGAAGGGCGGGTCGTCTACGGCGAGTGCGGCGGCCTCATGACCCTGTGCCGGGCCATCGACGATGGCTCCGAGGCGGTGGAGATGGTCGGGGTGTTCGACCCCGTGGCCATGATGGCCGCGGGACGGCAGGGTCCCACCTACGTGCGGGCCAAGGGAACGCCCCAGAACCTCATCATGCCGGGCCGCGAGATACGCGCGCACGAGTTCCACTACTCGCAACTGAGCCCCGCTCCCCCCGGGCCGTACGCCTACGATGTGAGCAGGGGGATCGGGTTCGGCAATGGGGTCGACGGGGCCATGGTCCGCAGGACGGTAGGGACGTACATGCACCAGCATGCGCTTTCGTCCCCGGGGTGGGGCGAGGGGTTCGTCAACCTGATCGAGTGA
- a CDS encoding nucleotide-binding protein, translating to MRQIAVYGKGGIGKSTVSANVCAALAESGLKVWYIGCDPKSDGSMTLLGGRKIPTFLEQRKEGRTEAVFEGFHGIKCVETGGPLAGVGCAGRGIIVAVGELSRSYFRESDDVLIYDVPGDVVCGGFAAPLREKFANEVYIVTSGEYLALYAANNIAKGLANLDVPLGGIICNSREVANEEAIVKEFATRIGSQLIGFVPRSAVVRECENQGMTVIEHAPDDSQAGAYRRLGGAIMSNRQLAVPSPMDPENIRALLREMS from the coding sequence ATGAGGCAGATCGCCGTCTACGGCAAGGGAGGCATCGGCAAGTCCACAGTGTCGGCGAACGTATGCGCCGCCCTCGCCGAATCGGGCCTCAAGGTCTGGTACATAGGCTGTGACCCCAAGTCCGACGGGAGCATGACCCTGCTGGGGGGAAGGAAGATACCGACATTCCTGGAGCAGAGGAAAGAAGGCAGGACCGAGGCGGTGTTCGAAGGCTTCCACGGGATAAAGTGCGTGGAGACCGGAGGTCCTTTGGCCGGCGTAGGGTGCGCCGGGCGCGGCATCATCGTGGCGGTGGGCGAGCTCTCCAGGTCGTACTTCCGGGAGAGCGATGACGTCCTCATATACGACGTTCCGGGGGACGTTGTGTGCGGCGGGTTCGCCGCCCCGCTCCGGGAGAAGTTCGCCAACGAGGTGTACATCGTCACCAGCGGAGAGTATCTCGCGCTGTACGCGGCCAACAACATCGCCAAAGGGCTGGCGAACCTCGACGTCCCCCTGGGCGGCATCATCTGCAACTCCCGGGAAGTGGCGAACGAGGAGGCCATCGTCAAAGAGTTCGCCACCCGCATCGGCTCGCAGCTCATCGGCTTCGTTCCCCGCAGCGCGGTGGTGCGCGAGTGCGAGAACCAGGGCATGACGGTCATAGAGCATGCTCCCGACGACTCTCAGGCTGGCGCCTACCGGCGCCTCGGCGGGGCCATCATGTCGAACCGGCAGCTGGCGGTGCCCAGCCCCATGGACCCGGAGAACATCCGCGCGCTGCTCCGGGAGATGAGCTGA
- a CDS encoding precorrin-2 dehydrogenase/sirohydrochlorin ferrochelatase family protein codes for MIPVFIDLKGRRTVVFGGGPVGFRKASYLAQESDVTVVSREFVPEFQSSRIARVTADIREVMDEWIERSDFVVAATDDKDINDAISRKGKALGKYCNRADGMSDFIIPSTITKRNYTVAVSTLGKSPGMSKYLRLHLDEMLEPRFEQMVDLQEALRTELKAKVPDQRERERLLWKVLDDQAVWDALGDDIGPAKKIAMTRMVRKDGQHH; via the coding sequence ATGATACCGGTGTTCATCGATCTCAAGGGAAGGAGGACGGTCGTGTTCGGAGGAGGGCCGGTAGGGTTCCGCAAGGCCAGCTACCTCGCCCAGGAATCTGATGTCACCGTCGTAAGTAGAGAGTTCGTACCGGAATTCCAAAGCTCCCGCATCGCCCGGGTGACAGCGGACATCAGAGAGGTCATGGACGAGTGGATCGAGCGCTCGGACTTCGTGGTGGCCGCGACCGATGACAAGGACATCAACGACGCCATATCCCGCAAGGGCAAGGCCCTCGGCAAGTACTGCAACCGGGCCGATGGGATGAGCGACTTCATTATCCCCTCGACGATAACGAAAAGGAACTACACGGTGGCAGTATCGACGCTGGGGAAGAGTCCAGGGATGTCGAAGTATCTCCGGCTGCACCTGGATGAAATGCTCGAGCCTCGGTTCGAGCAGATGGTGGACCTGCAGGAGGCTCTGAGGACGGAGCTGAAGGCGAAGGTCCCCGACCAAAGAGAAAGGGAGCGCCTGCTGTGGAAGGTCCTGGACGATCAGGCTGTCTGGGACGCGCTGGGCGATGATATCGGACCGGCGAAGAAGATCGCGATGACCAGGATGGTGAGGAAGGACGGACAGCATCATTAG
- the cfbE gene encoding coenzyme F430 synthase, giving the protein MSQKVLVLDLTHGGEVLAYEYAERGDQVTIVDIYHTGKPELKSELIAAGIRVAEAAPAETFDLGIVPIHCPDHFIGEAKMARRITAHQATGELAKFPYPTVEFTGTRGKTSACHVLAHMLAQEGQKVALLTSKGLSIVEECTGAILKDKVSIAPPSVLSVAKMDLQVDIGVFEVSIGGTGLADVSVVTGLDDYPIAAGTRKAFDGKVQMIESAKSAAVYPQAEAGLWEKHVPQGTDVITFGPGGDVSATLPKQLKLGKAVPLNVEIYGDAFKTKLPGTFLVPSYKTAFNSAIAAAVALGMDMDAAIGSLSSFGGVPGRGEVSKEKGWYLISERNPGVSAGSIEWNVSVLERYYGQEDIGVAVDPVNQKVCEKLVLDDVREALSKHPAVKGQYVINMPGFEPSGFRRIDSFVDVRGRHKVLMQCIKEGYL; this is encoded by the coding sequence ATGAGCCAGAAGGTCCTGGTGCTGGACCTCACTCATGGAGGTGAGGTGCTGGCGTACGAGTACGCGGAGAGAGGCGACCAGGTCACCATAGTGGACATCTACCACACCGGCAAGCCCGAGCTCAAGAGCGAGCTCATCGCGGCCGGCATAAGGGTGGCCGAGGCCGCTCCTGCCGAAACCTTTGATCTGGGCATCGTCCCCATCCATTGTCCCGACCATTTCATCGGGGAGGCTAAGATGGCCCGCCGCATCACCGCCCACCAGGCCACCGGCGAGCTCGCCAAGTTCCCATACCCCACCGTGGAGTTCACCGGCACCCGCGGAAAGACCTCGGCGTGCCACGTCCTCGCCCACATGCTGGCCCAGGAAGGCCAGAAGGTCGCCCTGCTCACCAGCAAGGGCCTTTCCATCGTGGAGGAGTGCACCGGGGCCATCCTGAAGGACAAGGTCAGCATCGCGCCGCCATCGGTGCTGTCGGTAGCAAAGATGGACCTCCAGGTCGACATCGGGGTCTTCGAGGTCAGCATCGGAGGGACCGGGCTCGCGGACGTGTCGGTGGTCACTGGGCTCGATGACTACCCCATCGCGGCGGGGACCCGGAAGGCGTTCGACGGCAAGGTCCAGATGATAGAAAGCGCCAAGAGCGCCGCGGTGTACCCCCAGGCCGAAGCGGGCCTGTGGGAGAAGCACGTCCCCCAGGGGACCGATGTTATAACCTTCGGACCGGGGGGCGACGTCAGCGCCACCCTGCCCAAGCAGCTGAAGCTGGGGAAGGCGGTCCCGCTGAACGTGGAGATCTACGGCGACGCGTTCAAGACCAAGCTGCCCGGCACTTTCCTCGTTCCCAGCTACAAGACCGCGTTCAACAGCGCCATCGCCGCGGCGGTGGCCCTGGGCATGGACATGGACGCAGCCATCGGAAGCCTCAGCAGCTTCGGCGGCGTTCCCGGGCGGGGCGAGGTGAGCAAGGAGAAGGGCTGGTACCTGATCAGCGAAAGAAACCCAGGCGTCAGCGCAGGCTCCATCGAGTGGAACGTGAGCGTGCTGGAGAGATACTATGGCCAAGAGGACATCGGCGTGGCGGTGGACCCGGTGAACCAGAAGGTGTGCGAGAAGCTGGTCCTCGACGACGTGCGCGAGGCCCTGTCCAAGCACCCCGCGGTGAAGGGGCAGTACGTCATCAACATGCCGGGGTTCGAGCCGTCCGGCTTCCGGCGCATCGACAGCTTCGTGGACGTCCGGGGCAGGCACAAGGTGCTGATGCAATGCATCAAGGAGGGCTACCTCTGA
- the hemL gene encoding glutamate-1-semialdehyde 2,1-aminomutase: MGSKRSEELYERAKQLLPGGVSSPVRAFQPYPRYIAKGKGSRLYDVDGNEYIDYCMAFGPLILGHAHPEVVKAVREQAENGTLYGAPIEAEVKFAETISRLYPSVEMMRFVSSGTEATMHGIRLARGYTGRKKIIKVEGAFHGAHDAVLVKAGSGATTHSAPNSLGIPEEVTHNTVLVPYNDPAAVEKAIRDNKGEIAAMILEPVIGNAGPILPREGYLQELREITRRNDVLLIFDEVITGFRLSIGGAQRYFKVVPDMTIMGKIAGGGLPIGIFGASKEMMSMISPVGKVYQAGTFSGNPLSLAAGQMTIKELERLGHEDLSRKGELMRAGLRQVFDDAKVPAQVQGLSSMFQVFLSDKPVLDYQGALQADGKKFMELFNSLLEQGVYLPPSQYETNFLSTAHTEKDVERTVDAFAQAVAEVFE; the protein is encoded by the coding sequence ATGGGCTCGAAGCGCTCAGAGGAATTATACGAGAGAGCGAAGCAGCTCCTGCCCGGCGGAGTGTCATCGCCGGTCAGGGCGTTCCAGCCGTACCCGCGGTACATCGCGAAGGGAAAGGGCTCCCGCCTCTACGACGTGGACGGGAACGAGTACATCGACTACTGCATGGCCTTCGGGCCGCTCATACTCGGTCATGCGCATCCTGAGGTGGTCAAGGCCGTCCGGGAGCAAGCGGAGAACGGCACGCTCTACGGCGCTCCCATTGAAGCGGAGGTAAAGTTCGCCGAGACCATATCGAGGCTCTACCCCTCGGTAGAGATGATGCGCTTCGTCAGCTCCGGCACCGAGGCCACCATGCACGGCATCCGCCTGGCAAGGGGGTACACCGGCAGGAAGAAGATAATCAAAGTGGAGGGGGCGTTCCACGGGGCCCACGACGCCGTGCTGGTGAAGGCCGGCTCCGGGGCCACCACCCACAGCGCCCCCAACTCCCTGGGTATTCCCGAAGAGGTAACGCACAACACCGTCCTGGTGCCGTACAACGACCCCGCTGCCGTCGAGAAGGCCATAAGGGACAACAAAGGCGAGATCGCGGCGATGATACTCGAGCCGGTCATCGGCAACGCTGGACCGATACTTCCCCGGGAGGGGTACCTTCAGGAGCTGAGGGAGATCACCCGCAGGAACGACGTACTGCTCATCTTCGACGAGGTCATTACGGGCTTCAGACTGAGCATCGGCGGGGCCCAGCGGTACTTCAAGGTCGTCCCGGACATGACCATCATGGGCAAGATAGCCGGCGGAGGACTGCCGATAGGCATCTTCGGGGCGTCCAAGGAGATGATGTCCATGATCTCCCCGGTGGGCAAGGTGTACCAGGCCGGGACGTTCTCCGGCAACCCCCTGTCGCTCGCCGCCGGGCAGATGACCATCAAGGAGCTCGAAAGGCTCGGCCACGAGGACCTGTCCCGCAAGGGTGAGCTGATGCGCGCCGGGCTGAGGCAGGTGTTCGATGATGCCAAGGTCCCCGCGCAGGTCCAGGGCCTCAGTTCGATGTTCCAGGTGTTCCTATCAGACAAACCGGTGCTCGACTACCAGGGCGCGTTGCAGGCCGACGGCAAGAAGTTCATGGAGCTGTTCAACAGCCTGCTCGAGCAGGGAGTGTACCTGCCGCCGTCGCAGTACGAGACCAACTTCCTGTCCACCGCCCACACCGAGAAGGACGTGGAGCGGACCGTGGATGCGTTCGCCCAAGCCGTGGCAGAGGTGTTCGAGTGA
- the hemA gene encoding glutamyl-tRNA reductase: protein MSACVTHKQVMMSQIEKLGEFDPKDMLLAMGRIEGVRECVVLKTCNRVEIYISSSSPEATRRGLENFINGQVPFGTSTDLVQYLTGPTSVRHLLRVSCGLESMILGEDQIQGQVREAFELAQSEGFVGPTLSVVFRKAISVGKKVRTETRVNKGCVSVGSAAVELAESKVGSLRGKNILVVGAGDMATLIAKHLAGKGPQAVFVSNRTYSRAVDLAFALNGKAVRFDSIIDFLGQADVVLVATAATHILLTKDRFEQAMAGREDRRLVVIDVSFPRNVEPQVAEVPGVELYDIDGLRGVAEVSIMQRKAEIKNAELIIADELESLDARIKEMRADELLSRLYFKFNSLKDREMRKAANRLAAGTEPPASVLADFANSLTKKFLADPTEVLKEASRTGDVEMLEIVGELFKVEDDNIVSRKSASKIADEQ from the coding sequence ATTAGCGCATGCGTCACCCACAAGCAGGTGATGATGTCTCAGATCGAGAAGCTGGGCGAGTTTGATCCAAAGGACATGCTTCTGGCAATGGGCAGGATCGAAGGCGTGCGCGAATGCGTGGTGCTGAAGACCTGCAACCGGGTGGAGATCTACATCTCCTCGAGCTCGCCAGAGGCCACCCGCAGAGGCTTGGAGAACTTCATCAACGGCCAGGTCCCCTTCGGCACCTCCACCGATCTCGTCCAGTACCTCACCGGTCCCACCTCGGTCCGCCACCTCCTCAGGGTGTCCTGCGGGCTGGAGTCCATGATCCTGGGAGAGGACCAGATCCAGGGACAGGTCCGAGAGGCGTTCGAGCTGGCGCAGAGCGAGGGTTTCGTCGGTCCAACTTTGTCAGTGGTGTTCCGCAAGGCCATCTCGGTGGGCAAGAAGGTCCGGACCGAGACCAGGGTCAACAAGGGCTGCGTGTCCGTTGGCTCCGCCGCCGTCGAGCTGGCCGAATCAAAGGTCGGATCGTTAAGGGGCAAGAACATCCTGGTGGTCGGCGCGGGCGATATGGCCACCCTGATCGCCAAGCACCTGGCGGGAAAGGGGCCCCAGGCAGTTTTCGTTTCCAACCGTACCTACTCCCGAGCTGTAGACCTCGCCTTCGCCCTAAACGGCAAGGCCGTCAGATTTGACAGCATCATCGATTTCCTGGGCCAGGCGGACGTGGTGCTGGTGGCCACCGCCGCCACTCATATCCTGCTCACCAAGGACCGGTTCGAGCAGGCCATGGCCGGCCGGGAGGACAGAAGGCTGGTGGTCATCGACGTCAGCTTCCCCCGGAACGTGGAGCCGCAGGTGGCCGAGGTGCCGGGGGTCGAACTGTACGACATCGATGGCCTGAGGGGCGTTGCCGAAGTAAGCATAATGCAGCGCAAGGCGGAGATCAAGAACGCTGAGCTTATAATCGCCGACGAGCTTGAGTCGCTCGACGCCCGCATCAAGGAGATGCGCGCGGACGAGCTGCTGAGCAGGCTCTACTTCAAGTTCAACTCGCTAAAGGACAGGGAGATGCGGAAGGCCGCCAATCGGCTGGCCGCGGGGACGGAACCCCCGGCCTCGGTGCTGGCGGACTTCGCCAATTCCCTTACCAAGAAGTTCCTCGCCGATCCCACGGAGGTGCTGAAGGAGGCGTCCCGGACGGGGGACGTTGAGATGCTGGAGATCGTGGGAGAACTGTTCAAAGTGGAGGATGACAATATTGTTTCCAGAAAATCGGCCTCGAAGATTGCGGATGAGCAGTAA
- the hemC gene encoding hydroxymethylbilane synthase, which produces MIIGTRGSALAMAQTRKVVANLTRFAPDLEVEIMEVRTTGDNVTDRPLNALGGFGAFVKELDLKIVAGEIDVAVNSLKDMPVDLTPGTELAAVLPRGPVEDVLLSKVPLDRLPQGAKVGSSSVRRRAQLLNLRPDLNVVDLRGNVGTRIRKWKEGEYDAIVLAHAGMMRLGLPIEGFPLDPREFIPAVGQGAIAVVCAEGSKYLDALKKLEDPRTRAEVDAERYILRKLGGGCSVPLGILAVKEDECMRIRAIAVSDNPMDALRIDQSVPLSDLEPGLDEIVDALRRGWGGDFLVR; this is translated from the coding sequence GTGATCATAGGGACTCGCGGCAGCGCCCTCGCCATGGCCCAGACCAGAAAGGTCGTGGCCAATCTCACCAGGTTCGCCCCCGACCTCGAGGTCGAGATCATGGAGGTCCGCACCACCGGGGACAACGTTACAGACCGCCCGCTCAACGCGCTGGGCGGTTTCGGGGCGTTCGTGAAGGAGCTTGACCTGAAGATAGTCGCCGGGGAGATCGACGTCGCCGTCAACAGCCTCAAGGACATGCCGGTGGACCTGACCCCCGGAACAGAGCTCGCCGCGGTCCTGCCCAGGGGGCCGGTGGAGGACGTCCTTCTTTCCAAGGTGCCGCTGGACCGGCTCCCTCAAGGGGCCAAGGTAGGCTCGTCCAGCGTCCGAAGGAGGGCGCAGCTGCTGAACCTCCGCCCCGACCTGAACGTGGTGGACCTCCGGGGGAACGTAGGGACCAGGATACGGAAGTGGAAGGAGGGGGAGTATGATGCCATCGTCCTCGCTCACGCCGGCATGATGCGCCTCGGACTGCCGATAGAAGGTTTCCCCCTGGACCCGCGCGAGTTCATCCCCGCGGTGGGACAAGGCGCTATCGCCGTAGTGTGCGCCGAGGGGAGCAAGTATCTAGATGCTCTCAAGAAGCTGGAGGACCCCCGCACCAGGGCGGAGGTCGACGCGGAGCGCTACATTTTGAGGAAGCTGGGCGGCGGGTGCTCGGTGCCGCTGGGGATACTGGCGGTGAAGGAGGACGAGTGCATGCGCATCCGCGCCATCGCGGTATCGGACAACCCCATGGACGCGCTGAGGATCGACCAGTCCGTTCCCCTGAGCGACCTGGAGCCGGGATTGGACGAGATAGTGGACGCGCTCCGCCGCGGGTGGGGGGGCGATTTCCTTGTCCGCTGA
- the cfbA gene encoding sirohydrochlorin nickelochelatase, whose translation MTNGVLLIGHGSKLQYNKDLVVSTAEKMGKMNLGPVAAAFMQLNTPTIKEGIKTLVGQGVDDIYIQPCFLASGAHLTEDIPGEIGLKAGDTETKMTVDGKTVTLRYCDPIGDDDRIAAILADRVRTRMQKA comes from the coding sequence ATGACGAACGGAGTTCTATTAATAGGGCACGGAAGCAAGCTGCAGTACAACAAGGACCTGGTGGTCAGCACCGCCGAGAAGATGGGCAAAATGAACCTCGGCCCGGTCGCCGCCGCGTTCATGCAGCTCAACACCCCGACCATCAAGGAAGGGATCAAGACATTGGTTGGCCAGGGTGTCGACGATATATACATTCAGCCCTGCTTCCTCGCGTCCGGTGCACATCTCACCGAGGACATTCCCGGCGAGATAGGCCTGAAGGCCGGGGACACCGAGACCAAGATGACAGTGGACGGAAAGACCGTCACCCTCAGATACTGCGACCCCATCGGCGACGACGACCGAATCGCCGCGATTCTGGCCGATCGCGTCAGGACCAGGATGCAGAAAGCATGA